In the Mus pahari chromosome 19, PAHARI_EIJ_v1.1, whole genome shotgun sequence genome, one interval contains:
- the Calm3 gene encoding calmodulin-3, translating to MADQLTEEQIAEFKEAFSLFDKDGDGTITTKELGTVMRSLGQNPTEAELQDMINEVDADGNGTIDFPEFLTMMARKMKDTDSEEEIREAFRVFDKDGNGYISAAELRHVMTNLGEKLTDEEVDEMIREADIDGDGQVNYEEFVQMMTAK from the exons gCTGACCAGCTGACCGAGGAACAGATCGCAG agTTCAAGGAAGCCTTCTCCCTCTTTGACAAGGATGGAGACGGCACCATTACCACCAAGGAGTTGGGGACTGTGATGAGGTCGCTGGGGCAGAACCCCACTGAGGCGGAACTGCAGGACATGATAAATGAGGTGGATGCTGACG GCAATGGGACCATTGACTTCCCAGAGTTCCTGACCATGATGGCCAGAAAGATGAAGGATACAGACAGTGAGGAGGAGATACGAGAGGCATTCCGTGTCTTTGACAAG GATGGGAATGGCTATATCAGTGCTGCCGAGCTGCGTCACGTCATGACGAACCTGGGGGAGAAGCTGACAGATGAGGAAGTGGATGAAATGATCCGAGAGGCCGACATTGATGGAGATGGCCAGGTCAATTATGAAG AGTTTGTACAGATGATGACTGCGAAGTGA